From Bacillus sp. FSL K6-3431, the proteins below share one genomic window:
- the smpB gene encoding SsrA-binding protein SmpB — protein MPKGTGKMIAQNRKANHDFFIEETFEAGVVLQGTEIKSIRAGRINLKDSFARINQGEIYLHNAHISPYEQGNRYNHDPLRARKLLLHRKQINKLIGESKEQGYSIIPLKVYLKNGFAKVLIGLGKGKKKYDKREDLKQKEAKRDIERAFRERQKM, from the coding sequence ATGCCAAAAGGGACAGGGAAAATGATTGCACAAAATAGAAAAGCAAACCATGATTTTTTTATCGAAGAGACATTTGAAGCAGGAGTCGTATTGCAAGGAACGGAGATTAAATCTATACGTGCGGGGCGAATTAACTTAAAAGATTCATTTGCGCGTATTAATCAAGGTGAGATTTATTTGCATAATGCTCATATTAGCCCTTATGAACAAGGTAATAGATATAATCATGATCCACTTCGAGCCCGGAAGCTATTATTGCATCGCAAGCAAATCAATAAATTAATTGGCGAATCAAAAGAACAAGGATATTCCATTATCCCATTAAAGGTATATTTGAAAAATGGTTTTGCTAAGGTTTTAATTGGGCTTGGTAAAGGGAAAAAGAAATATGATAAACGTGAAGATTTGAAACAAAAAGAAGCAAAACGCGATATCGAAAGAGCATTCCGTGAACGCCAAAAAATGTAA